The DNA segment GCAGCGAGTTGAAGACCCGCAACGATGACCTGAAATGCAATTAATGCAACTAAATTAAAGGGTCGCAATTAACCGCAATCAATTCGATGGGCTGCAATTAACGCGGCGGGTCTGAGCCTCGCGATGGAGAGCCCGGGTTGTGATTAATCGCAATTAGTGCCACCAACGCAATGGATTCCATTGGGTGCAATTAACTGAAATCCCGGAGTTTCGGGGACTTACCCGGCgcggagggacccaggcgtccgggaggggacccaggcgtccgggaggggacccaggcgttcgggagggacccaggcgtccgggggagacccaggcgtccgggagagacccaggcgtccgggaggagacccaggcgtccgggagaggacccaggcgttcagaagggacccaggcgtccgagaggggacccaggcgttcgggagggacccaggcgtccgggaggggacccaggcgtccgggaggggacccaggcgtccgagaggggacccaggcgtccgggggagacccaggcgtccgggagaggacccaggcgttcagaagggacccaggcgtccgggagaggacccaggcgttcagaagggacccaggcgtccgagaggggacccaggcgttcgggggggacccaggagtgcggggggggggacccaggagtgcgggaggcGGAAGCGGAAGCGCCtctcggccccgcccccccgtgACGTGCCCCGGCCGtttcccagcagcccccgcgcGCCGACCCCTGACCCGGTGCCCTCTGACCCCATGGCGGGCCGGGCGGGAAGCGCCCCCTGCAGGGCGGGGGGACCCGGCCCCCAGTGCCCCCGCTGGCGCCCCCGGGACCGGAACCGGAACCGGGACCGGAACCGGaaccgggaccgggaccggaACCGGGACCGCGGCGGAAACGGGACCCGCGcgctgcggggacacgggggcggCAGGTGGGGgcgcggggacacggggacacggggagggggacgtggggacatgagCAGGGGGACgaggatggggacatggggagggggacatggggagggggatgtggggagggggacatggggagggggacaacgatggggacacggggagggggacgtggggacatgagcagggggacgtggggacatggggagggggacgtggggagggggaaagggacatggggatgtggggagggggacagggatggggacatggggacatgagcAGGAGGACAAGGatgaggacatggggacggggacatagggacagggacatggggacggggatatggggttggggacaaggatggggacatggatggggacatggggatggggacatgggttTGGGGAAAGGGACTTGGGGAGGGGGACATGgcgatggggacacagggacagggacaaggggttggggacaaggggatgaagacagggacacagggatggggacagggacatggggagggggatacggggatgtggggacaacatttgggacagggatggggacacggggatggggacaaggaccccAACCCCCCCGTCCCCGCAGCTCCTCGCTGACACTGGCACTGACACCGGGAGCGGCCACCACCCGGCCACCGGGTGAGTCCCCCGGGGAGACTGAGGCACGACCGCccccccggggtgtccccggggtgtccctggggaaactgaggcacgacCGACCcccccggggtgtccctggggtgtccctggggaaactgaggcacgacCGACccccccggggtgtccccggggtgtccctggggaaactgaggcacgacCGACCCCCCCGTTGTCCCCCCCACAGGCGATGCCGACGAGGCCGAAGGCGCCACCGTGGCCGCCCCCCCACCACGTCCCCACCGCTGCGGGGAGTGCGGCAAGGCCAGTGCTAATTACCTTCGTTATCTTCGTTAATTACCGGGGTTGGGTGCCTCCGTGAGGTTGTtttggggaggatttggggggtaTTGGGGTCCTCTCGGGGCTTCTTGGGTGGgtgaggattttggggggacTTTGAGGGGGATTCAggggggggattttggggcacTTGGAGGTATTTTTGGGGAGAATTTGAGTTgttttagattggatattaggaaaagttaTTTCCCGGAACAGGCCACCACCCCCGGAGGTGACGCGTCAGTGGTGTTCCTGGGCCATTTCGGCGTTGGGTCAACATCGAGTTGACCCAGTTGGCCAAGTTGACTCAGTTGGCTCAGTTGACCGAGTTGACCCAGTTGACCCACTTGGCCAAGTTGACCCACTTGGCCAAGTTGACCCACTTGGCCGAGTTTACCCAGTTGGCCCAGTTGGCCAAGTTGACCCAGTTGACCCAGTTGGCCGAGTTGACCCAGTTGGCCGAGTTGGCCAAATTGACCAAGTCCAAGACTCGACGACCTCGAGGCTCTTCCCCACGCAAACTAACTCTCGGTTTCTGCGCTTTCCCCCCAAAACGCCCCTCAATGTCACGCTTTGCAGGCGTTCGCCCGCGGGTCCACCCTCCTGGAGCACCAGCGCGTCCACACGGGCGAGAAGCCCTTTTGCTGCGGCCAATGCGGCGCCCGCTTCAGCCAGAGCTCCACGCTGGTCCATCACCGGCGCACGCATACCGGGGAGCGGCCGTTCGCCTGTCCCGACTGCGGAAGGGCCTTCGGGAGGAGGTCCACGCTGGCCACGCACCGGCGCACGCACACGGGCGAGCGGCCCTACGCGTGTCCCGACTGCGGGCGGCGCTTCGGCGTCAGCTCCGACCTGGCCAAGCACCGGCGAGGGGCGCAcggggggcggcagcggggctgccatcacgggggggacgggggacatgggAGCAAACGAGACCACGGAGATGGGGGTGACACCACGGAGGGTGGTGGGTGTTGGAGCAAACATCACGAGAAGGTCGGTGGTGACCATGGAGATGGTGATGATGCTACATTGGATGGTGCACGTTGGAATAGACGCCACGAGAAGGTTGGTGGAGACCATGAATGTGGTGGTGACACCACAGAGGATGGTGGATTTTGGAGAAGACATCACGAGAAGGTCGGtggaggccacaaagatggcAGTGACCTCATGGAGGGTGGTGGACGTTGGAAGGAGCATCACGAGAAGGTCGGTGGTGACACCGAGGACGGTGGTGACGCCACAGAGGATGGGAAGGAGCATCATGAGAAGGTCAGTGGTGATCATGACAGTGGTGGACATCGGCAGGAACATCACGAGGAGGTCAATGGAGACCATGAAGATGGCGGTGACACCACAGAGGATGGGAAGGAGCATCACGAGGTCGGTGGTGACCATGACAGGGGTGGATGTTGGAAGGAGCATCACGAGAAGGTCAATGGAGACCATGAAGACAGTGGTGACACCACAGGGGTTGGGAAGGACCATCACGAGCGGGTTGGCGGTGACCACGGCCATGGTGGATGTTGGCAGGAACATCATGAGAAGGTGGGTGGTGACCATGACAGTGGCGGATGTTGGAAGGAGCATCACGAGAAGGTCGGTGGTGGCACTGAGGATGGTGGTGGCACCACAGAGGATGGGAAGGACTATCACGAGAAGGTCAATGGAGACCATGAAGACGGTGGTGACACCGCAGGGGATGGGAAGGCCCATCATGAGCAGGTCGGCGGTGACCACGGCCACGGTGGATGTTGGCAGGACCATCACGAgcagcccgacggagcccacGCCGGTGCCGCCGCGGCGCATGGTCCCCACGGCCTCGACCATCCCACTGGCGCCGCcgcagcccagcgctgccccgaGTGCGGCCGCTGGTTCCGCCACGCGCCCACGTTCCTGCTGCACCTGCAGGCCCACGCGGGCACCTTCCCGTGCCCGCTGTGCCCGCAGCGCTTCGCGGGCAGCGCCCAGCTGGCGCGGCACCGCCGGCACCACCGCGAGCCCCcggcgccgcggccccgccgcgaCGGCGACGCCGCGAAGCGCTTCCGGTGCGAGGCGTGCGGCAAGGGCTTCGCGCAGAGCTCCAAGCTGCTGCGCCACCGCGTCACCCACACCGGCGAGAAGCCGTTCGGCTGCCGCGACTGCGGGAAGATCTTCAGCCAGAGCTCCAACCTGGCCGAGCACCGGCGCACGCACGGCGGCGCGCCGCGGCACCTCTGCGGCGTCTGCGGGAAGAGCTTCGCGCTGCGGGCGTATTTGGCCAAGCACCGGCGCACGCACGGCGGGGAGCGGCCGTTCCGCTGCGCCCAGTGCGGGAAGGCGTTCCGGCAAAGCTCCAACCTGCTGCAGCACCGGCGCACGCACACCGGCGAGCGGCCGTTCGCCTGCGGCGAGTGCGGCAAGAGCTTCTGCCAGAGCTCGCACCTGGCCAAGCACCGGCGCACGCACACGGGCGAGCGGCCCTTCGCCTGCGCCGACTGCGGCAAGCGGTTCCGGCAGAGCGGCAACCTGCTGGAGCACCGGCACGCGCACACGGGCCAGCGGCCCTTCGCCTGCGCCCGCTGCGGGAAGACGTTCGCCTGGAGCTCGGCCTTCAGCAAGCACCTGCGCACACACCGCGCGTGACGGCCGCGGGAGCCGTCGTGGTGCCCATCAGGAGACGTGCCCGGGACTGGCGTGGTGTCCCAGGGCCGTGGTTTCATCCTGAGAACCATCCTGAGATCCATCGAGAACCATCCTGAGATCCGTCATGGTGTCCCAAGGCTGTGGTTCCATCCTGGAGAACCATCCTGAGATCCATCAAGAACCATCCTGAGATCCGTCATGGTGTCCCAAGGCTGTGGTTTCATCCTGAGAACCATCCTGAGATCTGTCAAGACCACCTTGAGATCCATCATGACCATCCCAGGGTCCATTGTGGTGTCCCAAGGCCGTGGTTCCATCCTGGAGAACCATCCTGAGATCCATCAAGACCATCCTGAGATCTGTCATGGTGTCCCAGGGCCGTGGTTTCATCCTGAGAACCATCCTGAGATCCGTCGTGGTGTCCCAAGGCCGTGGTTCCATCCTGGAGAACCATCCTGAGATCCATCAAGACCATCCTGAGATCTGTCAAGACCAGCTTGAGATCCATCATGACCATCCCAGGGTCCATTGTGGTGTCCCAAGGCTGTGGTTCCATCCTGGAGAACCATCCTGAGATCTGTCATGGTGTCCCAGGGCCGTGGTTTCATCCTGAGAACCATCCTGAGATCCATCAAGAACCATCCTGAGATCTGTCATGGTGTCCCAGGGCCGTGGTTTCATCCTGAGAACCATCCTGAGATCCATCGAGAACCATCCTGAGATCTGTCATGGTGTCCCAGGGCCGTGGTTTCATCCTGAGAACCATCCTGAGATCCATCAAGAACCATCCTGAGATCTGTCATGGTGTCCCAGGGCCGTGGTTTCACCCTGGAGAACCATCCTGAGATCCATCGAGAACCATCCTGAGATCTGTCATGGTGTCCCAGGGCCGTGGTTTCATCCTGAGAACCATCCTGAGATCCATCGAGAACCATCCTGAGATCCGTCATGGTGTCCCAGGGCCGTGGTTTCACCCTGGAGAACCATCCTGAGATCCATCGAGAACCATCCCCAGGTCCAGCATGGCGTCCCAAGGCTGTGGTTTCATCCTGGAGAACCATCCTGAGATCCACCAAGAGCCATCCCCAGGTCCATCGTGGCGTCCCGAGGCCGTGGTTCCATCCTGAGAACCATCCTGAGATCCATCAATACCATCCTGAGATCCACCAAGAGCCATCCCCAGGTCCGTCGTGGCGTCCCGAGGCCGTGGTTCCATCCTGAGAACCATCCTGAGATCCGTCAAGAGCCATCCCAGGGTCCATCAGGAACCTTCCTCAGCTCCATCATGACCACCCCAGGGTCCATCGTGGTGTCCCAAGGCCCCATCCCCCACGTCCCCAGGACCATCCccaggtccccgtgtccccaacgtgtccccaacgtgtcccccCCCCTTCTGGCAATAAACAGTGAACGGTGCCACCGCCGTTGCTgactgggggttactgggagcactggggagggaTCGGGGGGTGACTGGGGGTTGGTTCGGGGACATTTGGGGCTGTTTACCAGCGGTACCGGGGGGGTGGGGGAcgctgggagggaactgggtgGACTGGGAGGTGCCGCGGAGgaactgggggacactgggaaggaactgggagacactgggagatACAGAGAGGGAACTGGGGGAcgctgggagggaactgggagggaactgggtgGACTGGGAGGTGCTGCggaggaactggggggcactggggacactgggaaggaactgggagacactgggagacactgggagatACAGAGAGGGAACTGGGGGAcgctgggagggaactgggagggaactgagTGGACTGGGAGGTGCTGCggaggaactgggagacactgggagacactgggggacactgggaggcactgggaaggaactgggagacactgggaaaCACTGGGAGATACAGAGAGGgaactgggggacactgggagatactgggggacactgggaggcactgggaaggaactgggagacactgggggggaactggggggcactgggaaggaactgggagatactgggagacactggggggcactggggaggaactgggagatactgggagatactgggggacactgggaggcactgggaaggaactgggagacactgggagggaactggggggcactgggagacactgggagacactgggagacactggggggcactggggaggaactgggagatactgggagatactgggggacactgggaggcactgggaaggaactgggagacactgggagggaactggggggcactgggagacactgggagacactgggagacactggggggcactggggaggaactgggagatacaggggggcactgggagacactgggagatactgggagaTACAGAGAGGGAACTGGGGGAcgctgggagggaactgggagggaactgagTGGACTGGGAGGTGCTGCggaggaactgggagacactgggagacactgggggacactgggaggcactgggaaggaactgggagacactgggggggaactggggggcactggggaggaactgggagatactgggagatactgggggacactgggaggcactgggaaggaactgggagacactgggagggaactggggggcactgggagacactgggagacactggggggcactggggaggaactgggagatactgggggACACcgggaggcactgggaaggaactgggagacactggggggcactgggaggggacaggatCGGGCCCCTGACTGTCTCCTAGCAACGCGCGGCCCCGCCACTTCCGGGCCCGTTCCCCGTCTCCTAGCAACGCGCGGCCCCGCCACTTCCGGGCCCGTTCCCCGTCTCCTAGCAACGCGCGGCCCCGCCACTTCCGGGCCCGTTTCCCGTCCCCTAGCAACGCCAAATCACGCGCtcgccccccccacccctccgcGTCGCAGCTCTGACGCCACTTCCGGCGCGCCGCCCCAGGCCGAGGACGATGGCGGAGGCCGCGCCGGGCGGAGGCTCCGGGGGCCCCGCAGGCCCCGCGGGCCCCGCGCCGGTTCCCGAGGCCgcagcgggcgggggcggccccgaggaggcggcggcggccgccgggaGGGGTCCTGGGGCGGCCCCGGGctcggccccggccccgcgggagcCGGAGGTGACGGTGGAGATCGGGGAGACGTATCTGTGCCGGCGGGCGGACGGGACATGGCGTgagcggcgggggccgggggggactggggggctgggatgtgctgggagGGGATtagaggggactgggagggagcaggagaggattatgggggaactgggatatactgggagggTCTGGGACCAGTATAAACCCTGTTATGGTGGcgctgggggaactgggaccAGTACAAACCCTGTTATAAtggcactgggggaactgggaccAGTATAAACCCTGTTATGGTGgcactgggagaactgggaccAGTATAAACCCTGTTATGGTGgcactgggagaactgggaccAGTACAAACCCCGTCCCAgtggcactgggggaactgggaccAGTACAAACCCTGTTATAAtggcactgggggaactgggaccAGTACAAACCCTGTTAcggtggcactgggggaactgggaccAGTATAAACCCTGTTATAGTGGcgctgggggaactgggaccAGTACAAACCCTGTTATAAtggcactgggggaactgggaccAGTATAAACCCTGTTATAATGgcactggggaaactgggacCAGTATAAACCCTGTTATAATGGcactgagggaactgggaccAGTACAAACCCTGTTAcggtggcactgggggaactgggaccAGTACAAACCCTGTTAcggtggcactgggggaactgggaccAGTACAAACCCTGTTAcggtggcactgggggaactgggaccAGTACAAACCCTGTTACAgtggcactgggggaactgggaccAGTATAAACCCTGTTATAAtggcactgggggaactgggaccAGTACAAACCCTGTTAcggtggcactgggggaactgggaccAGTACAAACCCCGTCCCAGTGGGCCTGGctggccccagcccagcccagttCCCCCCACT comes from the Caloenas nicobarica isolate bCalNic1 chromosome 38, bCalNic1.hap1, whole genome shotgun sequence genome and includes:
- the LOC136001228 gene encoding zinc finger protein 835-like, yielding MAGRAGSAPCRAGGPGPQCPRWRPRDRNRNRDRNRNRDRDRNRDRGGNGTRALRGHGGGSSSLTLALTPGAATTRPPGDADEAEGATVAAPPPRPHRCGECGKAFARGSTLLEHQRVHTGEKPFCCGQCGARFSQSSTLVHHRRTHTGERPFACPDCGRAFGRRSTLATHRRTHTGERPYACPDCGRRFGVSSDLAKHRRGAHGGRQRGCHHGGDGGHGSKRDHGDGGDTTEGGGCWSKHHEKVGGDHGDGDDATLDGARWNRRHEKVGGDHECGGDTTEDGGFWRRHHEKVGGGHKDGSDLMEGGGRWKEHHEKVGGDTEDGGDATEDGKEHHEKVSGDHDSGGHRQEHHEEVNGDHEDGGDTTEDGKEHHEVGGDHDRGGCWKEHHEKVNGDHEDSGDTTGVGKDHHERVGGDHGHGGCWQEHHEKVGGDHDSGGCWKEHHEKVGGGTEDGGGTTEDGKDYHEKVNGDHEDGGDTAGDGKAHHEQVGGDHGHGGCWQDHHEQPDGAHAGAAAAHGPHGLDHPTGAAAAQRCPECGRWFRHAPTFLLHLQAHAGTFPCPLCPQRFAGSAQLARHRRHHREPPAPRPRRDGDAAKRFRCEACGKGFAQSSKLLRHRVTHTGEKPFGCRDCGKIFSQSSNLAEHRRTHGGAPRHLCGVCGKSFALRAYLAKHRRTHGGERPFRCAQCGKAFRQSSNLLQHRRTHTGERPFACGECGKSFCQSSHLAKHRRTHTGERPFACADCGKRFRQSGNLLEHRHAHTGQRPFACARCGKTFAWSSAFSKHLRTHRA